A genomic stretch from Microtus ochrogaster isolate Prairie Vole_2 linkage group LG10, MicOch1.0, whole genome shotgun sequence includes:
- the Vps50 gene encoding syndetin isoform X2, with protein MQKIKSLMTRQGLKSPPESLSDLGAFESLRVPGKEEFRELREQPSDPQVEQELINSIEQVYFSADPFDIVKYELEKLPPVLNLQELEEYRDKLKQQQAAVSKKVADLILEKQPAYVKELERVTSLQTGLQLAAVICTNGRRQLNIAKEGFTQASLGLLANQRKRQLLIGLLKSLRTIKTLQRTDVRLSEMLEEEDYPGAIQLCLECQKAASTFKHYSCISELNSKLQDTLEQIEEQLDVALSKICKNFDINHYTKVQQAYRLLGKTQTAMDQLHMHFTQAIHNTVFQVVLGYVELCAENTDTKFQKLQYKDLCTVAEQQYHRQKPGISLLLVLLAF; from the exons gaggaattCAGGGAGCTTCGAGAACAGCCGAGCGACCCTCAAGTTGAACAAGAGCTAATTAATAGTATCGAGCAAGTCTATTTTTCTGCGGACCCATTTGATATTGTTAAATATGAGCTGGAG AAGCTTCCTCCTGTTCTCAATCTGCAAGAATTGGAGGAATACAGAGATAAATTAAAGCAACAACAAGCTGCA GTTTCTAAAAAAGTAGCAGATTTGATTCTTGAAAAACAGCCTGCTTATGTAAAG GAGCTTGAAAGAGTTACATCATTGCAGACAGGTCTTCAGCTGGCTGCTGTTATCTGCACAAATGGGAGGAG ACAACTGAACATTGCAAAGGAAGGTTTTACTCAGGCCAGCTTAGGCCTTCTTGCAAATCAAAGGAAGCGACAGTTGTTGATTGGACTTCTGAAGTCATTGAGAACTATAAAAACATTG caaAGGACCGATGTACGTTTAAGTGAAATGCTGGAG GAGGAGGACTATCCAGGAGCTATTCAGCTGTGCCTGGAATGTCAGAAGGCCGCCAGCACTTTTAAACACTACAGCTGCATAAG TGAGCTGAATTCAAAGCTGCAGGATACCTTGGAACAAATTGAG GAACAGCTGGATGTAGCTCTTTCCAAAATCTGCAAGAATTTTGATATTAATCATTATACCAAAGTTCAGCAAGCTTATCGACTTCTTGGAAAAACACAG acTGCAATGGATCAACTTCATATGCACTTCACTCAGGCCATTCACAACACCGTGTTTCAGGTTGTGCTCGGCTATGTGGAGCTGTGTGcggaaaacacagatacaaaATTCCAGAAGCTGCAATACAAAGATCTCTGTACG GTGGCGGAGCAGCAGTACCACAGACAGAAACCAGGCATCTCGTTGCTCCTCgtccttttggctttttga